The DNA sequence AAGCGGTCGATCCCGCCATCCCTGTTCCACCGGCTGACCCAGAAAGTGCAGCGCTTTTACCAATGCAGGACGCGGATCGCCTTCCGGCAACGGCGGCGCGTGATTCTGTTTGGAAAGCTTATTGCCATCTGGATTAATCACCAGCGGCAAGTGCAGATAGCCCGGTGCCTGCCAGCCAAACTGCTGATAAAGCGCAATCTGCCGGACCGTTGGCTCAATCAGGTCGGCGCCCCGTACAACTTCCGTCACGCCCTGAAAATGATCGTCCACCACTACGGCCAGATTATAAGCAAACAATCCGTCGCGCCGGTGAATAATAAAATCCTCACGCGCCAGCCCGGGATCTGCCGTTATCAACCCACGCAAGTTATCATGAAATTGCTCAACTGGCTGATCCAGTCGTAGCCGTAATGCCGCGTTGGCCGGGCCACAATGTCGGTTTCGGCAATAGCCGTCATAAAGACCGCCAATTTGCTGAATACGGCTACGCGGACAGGTGCAGTAATAGCTACGATTGTGCTGCTGAAGAAATGCCAGCGCGTCGCGATAGGCCTCATGACGTTGAGACTGCCAGAGAACCTCACCATCCCAGTGCAAACCGTGCTGTTCCAGTTGGGTGAGGATGCGTTTGGCCGCGCCGGGCACTTCGCGAGGCGGATCGATATCTTCAATGCGAACCCACCATTTGCCCTGATGCGCGCGAGCCTGTAGATAGCTACCGAGCGCGGCAATCAACGAGCCGAAATGCAGTTCACCGGAAGGAGAGGGGGCGAAACGCCCAACGTAAGCGTTGTACATAGAGGATGAGACAGGCAGTGAAGCAGGCGCCTCACTGCACAATCCATTAGCCATTAACCGGCCATTTGTTTTTCGCGGATTTCCGCCAGCGTTTTACAGTCGATACAAAGATCGGCAGTAGGACGTGCTTCAAGGCGGCGAATACCAATTTCTACACCACAAGAATCGCAGTAGCCGAAATCGTCATCTTCCACTTTCTTCAGCGTCTTCTCGATCTTCTTAATCAGTTTGCGCTCACGGTCACGGTTACGCAGTTCAAGACTGAACTCCTCTTCCTGTGCAGCCCGGTCAACCGGATCGGGGAAGTTGGCAGCTTCGTCTTGCATGTGCGACACGGTGCGGTCAACTTCATCCCGGAGCTGATTGCGCCAGGCTTCAAGGATCTTCTTGAAATGCTCCAGCTGGGCGTCATTCATGTACTCTTCGCCCGGCTTCTCCTGATAAGGCTCCACGCCAGCAATGGCGAGAATACTCAGGGACGAGGTTTTACGGTTTTGCCCTTCTTGCATGCTGTTTCTCCTGGATAACACGCACTATCGATCCCCAGCGGGGATAAAAACAGGTCGCTATAAATAGCAGAAGCGATAAAGGTTGGCAATTATTCCTGAACATCCCTTGACAAGGCTGTGAGTAAAAGCGTATTTGGCACAATATAGAGATCGTTCCAATTACAGCAGTTTATCCCTCAACGGCCACGCTCTTTTGCAGGATAATTTCTTCAGGTGATAACTGCGCTTTATAACAAAGCACTTCAACCCCGCTTGCACGCGCCTGTGCCATGAGTTCTGCGTATCGTGCATCAATATGACGCGCCGGGGTAACGTCCTCAATCCCCGAGTGCAGAACGGCAAATAACATCACCGCGCGCTGGCCATTTTCAGCAATTTTCGCCAGTTCACGCAAATGCTTCTGGCCCCGCACGGTAACCGCATCCGGAAAATACCCTTTACCTTGGTGTAAAAGCGTCACGGATTTGACTTCAATATAGCAGTTGACGCGGTCGTCTGCCTTTAACAGGAAATCAATACGGCTTTTTTCTGCGCCGTATTTCACTTCACTTTGCAGACTGGTGTAACCGGACAATTCCGGAATAGTGTGCGTACTCAGCGCCTCTTTAACTAACGTATTGGCGCGTAAGGTATTCACGCAAATCCAGTGGCCCTGTTGCGTTTCCGTCAGCTCCCAGCTGTGCGGATATTTTCTTGTTAAACTTGCCGAGGTCGAATACCACACCGTATCGCCGGGCGTCGCGCAGCCGGTCATTGCACCGGTATTGGCGCAATGAATGGTCATTTCTTCCCCCTCAGGGGTGATCACATCGGCCAGAAAGCGCTTGTAACGTTTGATCAGCGTCGCTGGCTTCAGCGCGGGCGTAAATTTCATTCCGTATCCTGCTTCAGTTCCCAGTCTGCCAGCGTTTTGTAGCGTGTCCGGCCTTTAGCAAAAACCGACTCGAACAGCGCAAAACGCTCGACGCGAAACTGCCAGCGAAAATTACGCGGCGGCAACGTGACCGGCTGCGTAGCATTACGCAGTAATGTGACATGTGGATGAAAGGGGAGAGGACTTTGATAACATCCGCTGCGGGCGGCCTGAGATCTCAGCATCCCGGCCAGCTGGAGCAAGCCGCGCGGCGCCTGCTTTGGCCCCAGCCAGACGACGCCCGAGCGCGGCCAGTGCCCGGCATCATCCAGCGTCAGGGTAAAAGGAGATTGCCTGATACGTCCGGCCATCTGCCGTAGCGCCCGGCCTTTTTCTTCACCGATTTCACCAAGAAAGGCCAGCGTCAGGTGTAGATTCGCTGCGGCAACAGGACGTCCCGCTTCCTCCGCAAAGGTAGTGGCTCGCCATTTTATTAAGCTCTGCCTGCTCTCTTCCGGCAGCGCGATGCCGAAAAACAGCCTTTTTTGCTCACTCATGGTGCTCCCCGGTATTCCAGAAACAGGAATGCTACAATGCCCGACAAATTAAGGCCAGGAGCAGAGACGTGGGTTCATTACCGGTTAGTGCCGTTTTATCAGAATTGTTACAGGCCTTACGGGATGCGCCGCAGGTGCTGCTGGCTGCCCCAACCGGCGCGGGAAAATCAACCTGGCTGCCGCTGCAAATTTTGCAGCAGGCCGACTTCAGCGGGCGCATTCTGCTGCTGGAACCACGCAGGCTGGCTGCCCGCAATGTGGCGCAGCGGCTGGCGGAACAGCTTGGGCAGGAGCCGGGCGAGACGGTGGGCTACCGCATGCGCGCAGAAAGCCGCACCGGGCCGGCAACGCGTCTGGAAGTGGTCACCGAAGGGATTCTCACACGTATGCTGCAACAGGATCCGATGCTGGAAGGCGTGTCGCTGGTGATCCTGGATGAATTTCACGAACGCAGCCTGCAAGCCGATCTGGCGCTGGCGCTGCTGCTCGACGTGCAGCAGGGACTGCGCGATGACCTGAAAATCCTGCTG is a window from the Pantoea sp. CCBC3-3-1 genome containing:
- the gluQRS gene encoding tRNA glutamyl-Q(34) synthetase GluQRS yields the protein MYNAYVGRFAPSPSGELHFGSLIAALGSYLQARAHQGKWWVRIEDIDPPREVPGAAKRILTQLEQHGLHWDGEVLWQSQRHEAYRDALAFLQQHNRSYYCTCPRSRIQQIGGLYDGYCRNRHCGPANAALRLRLDQPVEQFHDNLRGLITADPGLAREDFIIHRRDGLFAYNLAVVVDDHFQGVTEVVRGADLIEPTVRQIALYQQFGWQAPGYLHLPLVINPDGNKLSKQNHAPPLPEGDPRPALVKALHFLGQPVEQGWRDRPLLALLQQAVMQWDVAKIPQKDASLLTL
- the dksA gene encoding RNA polymerase-binding protein DksA; translation: MQEGQNRKTSSLSILAIAGVEPYQEKPGEEYMNDAQLEHFKKILEAWRNQLRDEVDRTVSHMQDEAANFPDPVDRAAQEEEFSLELRNRDRERKLIKKIEKTLKKVEDDDFGYCDSCGVEIGIRRLEARPTADLCIDCKTLAEIREKQMAG
- the sfsA gene encoding DNA/RNA nuclease SfsA, with product MKFTPALKPATLIKRYKRFLADVITPEGEEMTIHCANTGAMTGCATPGDTVWYSTSASLTRKYPHSWELTETQQGHWICVNTLRANTLVKEALSTHTIPELSGYTSLQSEVKYGAEKSRIDFLLKADDRVNCYIEVKSVTLLHQGKGYFPDAVTVRGQKHLRELAKIAENGQRAVMLFAVLHSGIEDVTPARHIDARYAELMAQARASGVEVLCYKAQLSPEEIILQKSVAVEG
- the thpR gene encoding RNA 2',3'-cyclic phosphodiesterase; this translates as MSEQKRLFFGIALPEESRQSLIKWRATTFAEEAGRPVAAANLHLTLAFLGEIGEEKGRALRQMAGRIRQSPFTLTLDDAGHWPRSGVVWLGPKQAPRGLLQLAGMLRSQAARSGCYQSPLPFHPHVTLLRNATQPVTLPPRNFRWQFRVERFALFESVFAKGRTRYKTLADWELKQDTE